A region from the Cannabis sativa cultivar Pink pepper isolate KNU-18-1 chromosome 9, ASM2916894v1, whole genome shotgun sequence genome encodes:
- the LOC115721983 gene encoding pectinesterase — translation MEIIVPAISSRKKLQNIFLLLIILSSQIFSSLNIAKAELKSSQSHFAKISRKPIPSNFCKNTPFPSDCEAIYLTGFSTSFPSSKQDLFDHSVQYTIGKAHWTRTLAHDLSFTSSKRLGAHSETAAIIDCLELLDDTVDLLSNIVVSRNEVPKTYRDDDVHTWLSAALTNQETCLESLETHRLESEKATMATSARNLSQLITNSLSLYLSSTKSKSGAGAGARKLLSVGEFPAWVTAGDRQLLEAPVEEIKAHAVVAKDGSGSHGTIGAAIDELSASMAEGGRTVIQIKAGTYQEYIKIPTKQKNVLLVGEGKGKTVIVGNKNSDDGSTTYNSATVGAMGDGFIARDITFVNSAGPGKHQAVALRVGSDRSVVFRCSVVGYQDTLYTHSKRQFYRDTDIYGTVDFIFGNSAVVFQSCNISPRKPSSSGLRNFITAQGRSSPDQNTGISIHNCRISAASDLAPVKSSYQTFLGRPWKQYSRTVIMQSFLDDSINPSGWSPWSGGFGLKTLFYAEYMNTGPGASTGRRVSWAHASLTAPEANSFTVAGFIAGNAWLPSTGVSFDSGLVG, via the exons ATGGAGATAATAGTGCCTGCTATTTCCTCAAGGAAGAAACTGCAAAACATATTTCTTTTATTGATTATACTCTCATCACAGATTTTCTCTTCACTAAATATAGCTAAAGCTGAGCTAAAATCTTCACAATCCCATTTCGCCAAAATTTCTAGAAAACCTATTCCATCAAACTTCTGCAAAAACACCCCGTTTCCATCAGACTGTGAAGCAATTTATCTTACCGGGTTTTCCACCTCTTTCCCTTCGTCCAAACAGGACTTATTCGATCATTCCGTGCAATACACAATCGGAAAGGCccactggacccgaaccctggcCCATGATCTTAGCTTCACTTCCTCAAAGAGGCTTGGGGCCCACTCAGAAACCGCGGCTATCATTGACTGTCTCGAGCTCCTGGACGATACCGTGGACCTTCTCTCAAACATCGTCGTGTCCCGAAACGAAGTTCCCAAAACTTATCGAGACGACGACGTTCACACGTGGCTAAGCGCCGCACTAACCAATCAAGAGACGTGTCTTGAAAGCCTCGAAACGCACCGTTTAGAATCCGAGAAAGCAACCATGGCAACCTCAGCTCGTAATCTGAGCCAGCTCATCACCAattccctctctctctacctttccTCAACCAAGTCTAAATCTGGCGCTGGCGCCGGCGCCAGAAAATTATTATCGGTAGGCGAGTTCCCCGCTTGGGTTACTGCCGGCGACCGGCAGCTTTTGGAGGCTCCGGTGGAGGAGATTAAAGCGCACGCGGTGGTAGCGAAGGATGGGAGTGGGAGCCATGGGACGATCGGGGCGGCGATTGACGAGTTATCGGCTTCGATGGCTGAGGGGGGCAGAACGGTAATTCAAATTAAGGCGGGTACGTATCAGGAGTATATTAAGATCCCCACTAAGCAGAAGAATGTTCTGTTAGTTGGAGAAGGAAAGGGTAAAACCGTAATTGTCGGTAATAAGAACTCCGATGATGGGTCCACAACTTACAACTCTGCCACAGTCG gTGCAATGGGAGATGGATTTATAGCAAGAGACATAACATTTGTGAATAGTGCTGGACCAGGAAAACACCAGGCCGTGGCCCTACGCGTGGGTTCAGACAGGTCAGTGGTGTTTCGATGCTCTGTTGTGGGCTATCAAGATACTCTATACACCCACTCCAAACGACAATTCTACAGAGACACAGATATCTACGGCACTGTTGATTTCATCTTTGGAAATTCTGCTGTCGTTTTCCAAAGCTGCAACATTTCCCCAAGAAAGCCTTCTTCTAGTGGGCTTAGAAACTTTATCACAGCCCAAGGTCGGTCCAGCCCAGATCAGAACACTGGCATTTCCATCCACAATTGTAGGATATCAGCTGCCTCTGACCTGGCTCCTGTCAAGTCCAGCTACCAAACATTTTTGGGACGTCCATGGAAGCAGTACTCTCGAACTGTTATTATGCAGTCGTTTTTGGATGATTCAATAAACCCATCGGGCTGGTCACCTTGGTCAGGTGGATTTGGGCTCAAGACTCTCTTCTATGCTGAGTACATGAATACAGGCCCAGGGGCCTCAACTGGACGAAGGGTTAGTTGGGCCCATGCCTCACTCACGGCCCCTGAAGCTAATTCCTTTACGGTTGCTGGTTTCATCGCTGGAAATGCTTGGTTGCCTTCTACAGGAGTATCTTTTGATTCTGGCTTGGTTGGATAA